DNA sequence from the Roseofilum casamattae BLCC-M143 genome:
TTGGGGCATTCCGCCCGCATCTCTCAATCCGGCTTCGGCGCGCAGGGCCAAATCGTTCAGGCCCATGTTACAAGGAGTAATAGTACTGTACCCATTCGCCACGCCCACAATCGGCTTCGTAAAATCTTCATCCTTGAACCCAACCGCCCGTAGCATGGCTCGGTTGGGCGCTCGGCGCGCGCCTTGGGTTACCACTTGACTTCGATAATTATCAGGCATCCTGATATCCTTTGATTACTACGAAAATATTGGTTATGCTCGTCTTCTGAATTGTTTCAAAAGTAAAGACCTTTTGAACGCTGCGATCGCAACTCTTCATAGTTGCAATTGTACCATGCTTTCCCATTGCCTCTTACCGGGCATTTACTATGCTTGCCTCCCCTATGAACGTCGAAGAACTGAAACAGCAATACGCAGAAGGTCAACGAGATTTTCGCTCCATCGATCTCAATCGTCAACTCCTCGTTGGAATTTCTCTGAGCCAAGCCAACTTGCGCGAAGCCAAATTAGCTCAAGTGAATTTAAGTCGAGCCAAACTCAGAGGAGTTAATTTGCGCGAAGCCGATTTGCGAGGAGCCAATTTGAGCGGAATCGATTTACAAGATGCCAATTTAATTAGTGCCAATCTCCAGAAAGCAAATTTAATGGGGGCAAATTTGATGGGAGCGGGAATGCGCGGTGCGTATTTGCAGGAAGCTGATTTAACCGGAGCGAATTTAACGCATGCGAATTTAAGCGAGTCGATTCTGAGCGAGATTCGGCTCTACGATGCTAATTTGGCTAAGGCAACCCTAACGCGATCGAAGTTAGATGAAGCGATTTTAACCAAAGCGAATTTAGATAGCGCCAATCTTACCTATACCTTACTGACGAATGCGCATTTGGAGGAGGTCAATTTTAGTAATGCCATGCTCAGTGGGGCAAATTTAGAACAGGCTAATTTGAGTAAAGCCGATCTCAGTTTTGCTAATTTGAGTGGGGCAAATTTGCGCTTGGCAGTTCTCTATCAGGCCAATCTGCGCCAGGCCAATTTAAGCTGGGCCACTTTGCGTCAAGCGGATTTGCGCGTGTCTAATTTATTTCGGACTAATTTTAATTGGGCGAATTTAGGCGAAGCACTGCTGTCGCAAGCGATGATGATTGATGCGAAGTTCG
Encoded proteins:
- a CDS encoding pentapeptide repeat-containing protein, yielding MLASPMNVEELKQQYAEGQRDFRSIDLNRQLLVGISLSQANLREAKLAQVNLSRAKLRGVNLREADLRGANLSGIDLQDANLISANLQKANLMGANLMGAGMRGAYLQEADLTGANLTHANLSESILSEIRLYDANLAKATLTRSKLDEAILTKANLDSANLTYTLLTNAHLEEVNFSNAMLSGANLEQANLSKADLSFANLSGANLRLAVLYQANLRQANLSWATLRQADLRVSNLFRTNFNWANLGEALLSQAMMIDAKFEQANLRNTDMTGAIMPDGTNHE